In Aeromicrobium wangtongii, the DNA window CGGGCGGCCGTGCACGAGCGCGTCGACACCTGGCTGCAGTGGGTCGCCGAGGCGCAGCCCGTGCCCGAGTCCGAGCGGGCCGCCCTGCGCGCCCGTGACCACGCGGTCCGCACGTACGGCTACACACTTGATCCGATGAATGAGTTGTCCAAGCGGTTCCTGGGCGCCGAGCGCGTCGAGGAGCTCGTCGCGGTCCGGGCGGGTCTCGCCCAGATCGCATCTATCGATGGGAGCGCTACATGAAGGTACTCGTGATCGGAGCCGGCTTCGTCGGCTCGGCGGCCGCCACCGAGCTGGCCGCACTCGGCCACGAGGTGACGGTGACCGCCACCAGCGAGGAGAAGGTGATCACCCTCAAGGAGCGCTTCGGACGCGCCGTCGTGCTGCGCGGCTCGGACGCCGACAGCGTCGCTGCCGCCGTGGCGGACAAGGACGCCGTCGTCATCACCGCGGGTCCGTCGGCCCAGGGATCGATGACCCCGGAGGGTAGGGCGAAGACCTATCGCGACGTCCTGGTGACGACCGCAGAGAACGTCGTGGCAGCGGCCGGACCGAACACCCGACTGGTGTCGTTGTCGTCGCTGTCGGTGTACGGCGACGCCGCCAACCACCTCGACCAGATCGACGAGTCCTCCCCCGTGACCGACTCGGCAGACCCCAGCCCCAGCAACTTCCTGGCCATGGAGCGCACCTACTCCCAGGCCGGCGACCGGGCCGTGATCCTGCGCTGTGGCGACATCTTCGGGCAGGGCGATCCGCCGATCGCCGAGAAGGTCAAGATGGCCCACCAGTACCTGGGTGGCTCCGTGCCGTTCTCGGGCGAGGCGCTGCTGTACCGCCTCCACGTCGAGGACGCCGCCGCGGCGGTCGTTCACGCCGTCGAGAACGACCTGAGCGGGGTCTTCAACCTGACCCACGCCGAGGTGCCCCCCACCAACGCCCGGCTGTTCGACACCCTGTCGGCCGAGCAGGGTCTGCCGCCGCTGGAGTACCGCAACGAGATCGCCTCCCCGTCCTCCCCCATCTCGGTGGAGCGACTGGCAGCGACCGGCTTCCGTGCCTCGAAGTCCTTCGACCCGGCGCTGACCGCACTGCGCTGAGCTCTCTCGGCTGAAACAGGACCCTCCCTGGCCTCACGGCCGGGGAGGGTCTTTCGCGTACGGGGCGCAGCATGACGAAGACCCTCCCTCGGCCGCGCGGCCGA includes these proteins:
- a CDS encoding NAD-dependent epimerase/dehydratase family protein, with the translated sequence MKVLVIGAGFVGSAAATELAALGHEVTVTATSEEKVITLKERFGRAVVLRGSDADSVAAAVADKDAVVITAGPSAQGSMTPEGRAKTYRDVLVTTAENVVAAAGPNTRLVSLSSLSVYGDAANHLDQIDESSPVTDSADPSPSNFLAMERTYSQAGDRAVILRCGDIFGQGDPPIAEKVKMAHQYLGGSVPFSGEALLYRLHVEDAAAAVVHAVENDLSGVFNLTHAEVPPTNARLFDTLSAEQGLPPLEYRNEIASPSSPISVERLAATGFRASKSFDPALTALR